The Anabaena sp. WA102 genome contains a region encoding:
- the sufR gene encoding iron-sulfur cluster biosynthesis transcriptional regulator SufR, translating into MATTQQTSTKQDILEYLLKHSQATAVELANFLDVSPQAIRRHLKDLEMEELVLYSVSEQPSMGRPQHVYHLSRVGRSHLQKSANRLGDGYGEFAVSLLDTLAETVGRDQVKSILRKQWERKAQEYHERVGNGSLQERVANLIELRKAEGFMAEFHAVESDASGAERFIFVEHTCAISDVAESFPSVCGHELEMFAAILPDCTVERTHWLIHGEHRCGYLVEKS; encoded by the coding sequence ATGGCGACTACCCAGCAGACCTCAACTAAGCAGGATATCCTAGAGTATCTATTGAAACACTCACAAGCAACGGCTGTTGAGTTGGCGAACTTTTTGGATGTGAGTCCCCAAGCGATTCGTCGTCATTTAAAGGATTTAGAGATGGAGGAGTTAGTTCTATATTCGGTATCAGAACAACCGAGTATGGGCAGACCCCAGCACGTTTATCATTTGAGTCGGGTGGGAAGATCACATTTGCAAAAAAGTGCTAACCGCTTAGGTGATGGTTATGGCGAGTTTGCGGTTTCTCTTCTTGACACTTTAGCGGAAACTGTGGGACGTGACCAAGTAAAGTCTATTTTACGGAAACAGTGGGAACGTAAAGCCCAAGAATATCATGAACGGGTGGGTAATGGTTCTTTGCAGGAACGGGTCGCCAATTTGATAGAATTGCGAAAAGCTGAAGGTTTTATGGCGGAGTTTCACGCTGTGGAATCAGATGCTAGTGGTGCGGAAAGATTTATTTTTGTGGAACATACTTGCGCTATTTCTGATGTTGCGGAATCTTTTCCCAGCGTTTGTGGTCATGAATTGGAAATGTTTGCGGCTATTCTCCCAGATTGTACTGTGGAACGGACTCACTGGTTAATTCATGGTGAACATCGTTGTGGTTATTTGGTGGAAAAAAGTTAG